The Opitutales bacterium ASA1 genome window below encodes:
- a CDS encoding glycosyltransferase family protein, which produces MHTEARTNPMHRHRRPFRVLTYSHDSYGLGHLRRSITLATAMVQRGPNVHALCLTGSPVPDIFELPERCELIKIPTIGKDAHGRYVSRRLPVSFRDIASVRCELISATVRSFRPDLLLVDHTATGPGEELLPVLRRLRNEGFNTRVALGMRDVLDAPARAREELRSNGTFEAIRAYYDEVFVYGQQEVFDPVTEYGFPADIAERTRFVGAIVPPDAVRPRETLVSPDEPHIVATAGGGEDGFALLRGIVAAMRGPMRSARIRSTVVAGPMMPATEWAALQRAVQHDPRITLVRRSTHMQELLGSADLVIGMGGYNSVYEALARRVPMLALPRRRPRAEQWERCRRLADAGHLTLLDESSLGDPHACAEAIQAALSERPEPAFGLSFDGAATTASLVLAETCVRFPAVPLEAAGA; this is translated from the coding sequence ATGCACACCGAAGCCCGGACGAACCCCATGCACCGCCACCGGCGCCCGTTTCGCGTGCTCACCTACAGCCACGATTCCTACGGACTCGGGCATTTGCGGCGCAGCATCACCCTCGCCACCGCCATGGTCCAGCGGGGTCCGAACGTGCACGCGCTCTGCCTCACCGGCTCGCCGGTCCCGGACATCTTCGAGCTCCCCGAGCGTTGCGAACTGATCAAAATCCCGACCATCGGGAAGGATGCGCACGGCCGCTACGTGTCCCGACGCCTGCCCGTCTCCTTTCGCGACATCGCGAGCGTGCGCTGCGAGTTGATCAGCGCGACCGTGCGTTCCTTCCGTCCCGATCTGTTGCTGGTGGACCACACCGCCACGGGTCCCGGCGAAGAGCTTCTACCGGTTCTTCGTCGCCTCCGCAACGAGGGCTTCAACACACGCGTGGCCCTGGGGATGCGAGACGTGCTCGACGCACCGGCCCGTGCTCGCGAGGAGCTGCGGTCGAATGGCACGTTCGAGGCGATCCGCGCGTACTACGACGAGGTATTCGTCTACGGGCAGCAGGAGGTCTTCGATCCGGTGACCGAGTACGGATTCCCTGCCGACATCGCGGAGCGCACGCGTTTCGTCGGTGCGATCGTTCCACCCGACGCCGTGCGTCCTCGCGAGACGCTCGTATCTCCGGACGAGCCCCACATCGTGGCCACTGCCGGTGGCGGAGAGGACGGTTTCGCGCTCTTGCGCGGGATCGTAGCCGCCATGCGCGGCCCGATGCGTTCCGCCCGCATAAGAAGCACCGTCGTCGCCGGCCCCATGATGCCCGCAACCGAATGGGCCGCGCTCCAGCGCGCGGTGCAGCACGACCCTCGCATCACACTCGTGCGGCGCAGCACACACATGCAGGAGCTGCTCGGGTCCGCCGACTTGGTGATCGGTATGGGCGGCTACAACAGCGTCTACGAAGCGCTCGCACGCCGCGTACCCATGCTGGCGCTGCCGAGGCGGCGGCCCCGGGCCGAACAGTGGGAGCGCTGCCGCCGGCTCGCCGATGCCGGTCATCTCACCCTGCTCGACGAGAGCTCGCTGGGCGATCCGCACGCGTGCGCCGAGGCGATCCAGGCCGCTCTGAGTGAAAGGCCCGAGCCGGCCTTCGGTCTCTCGTTCGACGGGGCAGCCACGACGGCATCCCTCGTCCTCGCAGAGACCTGCGTCCGCTTCCCGGCTGTGCCCCTCGAGGCCGCCGGTGCCTGA